A genomic segment from Desulfonatronum lacustre DSM 10312 encodes:
- a CDS encoding M48 family metallopeptidase yields MQRVELADGRSCPYRIQESGRARRIRLRLSAAEGMVVIVPAGAVPPREDLERLIQTKSRWIARHLHRFAQQERTARAGNLALPGCIHLPALNERWDVRYAGPDVNQAPSSTRVRVATQGVLQVCGPESGRHEDRAQALRAWVRAKAAAVLPGWLGELARELRMPFSRVTVRDQRTRWGSCSRHGRISLNCKLLFLPRTWTRYVLVHELCHTRIMNHGPDFWALVAMHETQALRIRAEMRTAWRKLPAWLTMSLN; encoded by the coding sequence ATGCAGCGCGTTGAACTGGCCGACGGGCGGTCCTGTCCTTACCGGATTCAGGAGTCCGGTCGCGCCCGAAGAATCCGGCTCAGGCTGTCCGCCGCCGAGGGCATGGTGGTGATCGTGCCCGCCGGGGCGGTTCCGCCTCGCGAGGATCTGGAGCGACTGATCCAGACCAAATCCCGCTGGATCGCCCGCCATCTGCATCGGTTCGCACAACAGGAACGCACGGCGCGGGCCGGGAATCTCGCGTTGCCGGGATGTATCCATCTTCCGGCCTTAAATGAACGCTGGGATGTCCGATATGCCGGTCCGGATGTGAATCAAGCGCCATCGTCGACCCGGGTGCGCGTCGCGACCCAAGGTGTGCTCCAGGTTTGCGGGCCGGAGTCGGGCCGACACGAAGACCGCGCCCAAGCGCTTCGGGCCTGGGTCCGCGCCAAGGCCGCCGCCGTGTTGCCGGGTTGGCTGGGCGAACTGGCGCGTGAACTGCGGATGCCCTTTTCCAGGGTCACCGTCCGCGACCAGCGCACGCGGTGGGGAAGCTGCTCCCGTCACGGGCGCATAAGCCTGAATTGCAAACTGCTTTTCCTGCCCCGTACCTGGACCCGCTACGTCCTGGTCCATGAACTCTGCCACACCCGAATCATGAATCACGGTCCGGACTTCTGGGCCCTGGTGGCCATGCACGAGACGCAAGCGCTGCGTATCCGCGCTGAAATGCGTACGGCTTGGCGGAAACTGCCGGCCTGGTTGACCATGTCGTTGAACTGA
- a CDS encoding GDSL-type esterase/lipase family protein: MNNLEIEVVMTAVSVPRGPSPRVKTPGTASAMYPESPFSAPLYCSTENTVMHRMIIAVLGIFTLLLALAVQPAFAFEDLLSKRATTPQRESVPAHDFGDNDPNVIVALGDSITAGYPFVTQEETYPAQLQALIGRTVVNGGSGGARAYHGVQVTDYFLRRFKPGYVLIMYGANDVMERSAHTIANDLLTIARKATENKSIPVMSTITPVDGPKIGRKNAILNLNEVIKARAAEFGYLVADVAPVLGWEGQYLLPDGLHPNSAGMEIIAQTFYEKILEAENENGGGGGGGCTIAAHDRLTGDWLIVLASLFALFFLGRRGRNTYPARSARFSLAKRNK; the protein is encoded by the coding sequence ATGAACAACCTCGAAATTGAGGTCGTCATGACCGCGGTTTCCGTGCCGAGGGGCCCTTCGCCAAGGGTCAAAACCCCCGGCACGGCGTCGGCAATGTATCCAGAAAGCCCCTTTTCCGCGCCACTCTATTGTTCAACGGAGAACACCGTCATGCATCGAATGATCATCGCCGTCCTGGGGATTTTCACCCTGCTGCTCGCCCTAGCGGTACAGCCAGCCTTCGCGTTCGAGGACCTCCTTTCAAAAAGAGCGACCACTCCGCAGCGTGAGTCGGTTCCAGCTCATGATTTCGGCGACAACGACCCCAACGTCATCGTGGCCCTGGGTGACAGCATCACCGCCGGATACCCCTTCGTAACGCAGGAAGAGACGTACCCGGCCCAATTGCAGGCACTGATCGGAAGAACAGTGGTCAATGGGGGCTCCGGGGGCGCACGCGCTTATCATGGCGTGCAAGTCACCGACTATTTTCTGCGGCGCTTCAAACCCGGTTACGTCTTGATCATGTACGGCGCCAACGACGTCATGGAACGATCCGCTCACACTATTGCCAACGATTTGTTAACCATTGCCCGGAAGGCAACGGAGAACAAATCCATACCCGTCATGTCTACGATCACCCCGGTGGACGGACCAAAAATCGGCAGAAAAAACGCCATCCTCAACCTGAACGAAGTCATCAAAGCCAGAGCCGCTGAGTTCGGCTATCTCGTGGCCGACGTGGCCCCGGTCCTTGGCTGGGAAGGCCAGTACCTCCTCCCCGACGGACTGCACCCCAACAGCGCCGGAATGGAAATCATCGCTCAAACCTTTTACGAAAAAATTCTTGAAGCGGAGAACGAAAACGGCGGTGGCGGTGGCGGCGGCTGCACCATTGCCGCTCATGACCGACTCACTGGAGATTGGTTGATCGTGCTCGCGAGCCTGTTCGCGCTTTTCTTCCTTGGCCGACGTGGTCGAAATACGTACCCGGCGAGAAGCGCGAGGTTTTCACTGGCCAAGCGCAATAAATGA
- a CDS encoding NADH:ubiquinone reductase (Na(+)-transporting) subunit F has protein sequence MFASIGLAVGFLSGMTLLLAILLVFAERRILNYGPCTLDINDGKKSLLVTGGSSLLSSLADNDIFIPSACGGRGSCAYCKVKVLDGGGMVSPVEEPYLTPEDLKANVRLSCQVKVRGDIKLAIPDELFLAKRFQGKLVHKRKLTYDVVELRIALNQPESIDFVAGQYIQLESREYAGRDAVMRAYSISSIPSDNRHVEVIIRKVPDGICTTWVFDLLEEGEEVFLSGPFGDFKLSDTKAPAVFLAGGSGMAPIWSILRDMRERGDDREAIYFFSGRNQDDLFFTEELFALEKELPNFRYVPCLTREDPDSDWKGERGRIPAVLPKYISDATAYEAYLCGSSNLIDACVDAMKQRGLQEPNIFYDKFE, from the coding sequence ATGTTCGCTTCCATCGGTCTCGCCGTCGGCTTTCTGTCCGGCATGACCCTCCTGCTGGCCATCCTGCTCGTCTTTGCCGAACGCCGCATCCTGAACTACGGCCCCTGCACCCTGGACATCAACGACGGCAAGAAGTCCCTGTTGGTCACCGGCGGTTCCTCCCTGCTCTCCAGTCTGGCCGACAACGACATCTTCATTCCCTCGGCCTGCGGCGGACGGGGCAGTTGCGCTTACTGCAAGGTCAAGGTCCTGGACGGCGGAGGGATGGTCAGTCCGGTGGAAGAGCCCTACCTGACACCCGAGGATCTCAAGGCCAACGTCCGACTGTCCTGTCAGGTCAAGGTCCGCGGAGACATCAAGCTGGCCATCCCGGACGAACTGTTCCTGGCCAAGCGCTTCCAGGGCAAGCTGGTGCACAAGCGCAAGCTGACCTACGACGTGGTGGAACTGCGCATCGCCTTGAACCAGCCGGAATCCATCGACTTCGTCGCGGGGCAGTACATCCAGCTGGAGTCGCGGGAGTACGCGGGCCGCGACGCGGTCATGCGCGCCTACTCCATCTCCTCCATCCCCTCGGACAACCGCCATGTGGAAGTGATCATCCGCAAGGTGCCCGATGGTATCTGCACCACCTGGGTTTTCGACCTTCTTGAGGAAGGGGAGGAGGTTTTCTTGAGCGGTCCCTTCGGCGACTTCAAGCTCTCCGACACCAAGGCCCCGGCGGTATTTCTGGCCGGAGGCAGCGGCATGGCCCCGATCTGGAGTATTCTGCGAGACATGCGCGAACGCGGAGACGACCGTGAGGCGATCTACTTTTTCAGCGGCCGCAATCAGGACGACCTGTTCTTCACCGAGGAACTCTTCGCCCTGGAAAAGGAGCTGCCCAACTTCCGCTACGTGCCTTGCCTGACCAGGGAAGATCCCGATTCCGACTGGAAGGGTGAACGCGGCCGCATCCCCGCGGTCCTGCCCAAGTACATTTCGGACGCCACGGCCTACGAAGCCTACCTTTGCGGCTCCTCCAACCTCATCGACGCCTGCGTCGACGCCATGAAACAGCGCGGCCTTCAGGAACCGAACATTTTCTACGACAAGTTTGAGTAG
- a CDS encoding electron transport complex protein RnfA: protein MEDAANLTSFASVMLIFISAAFTDNILLTRFLGMCSVLGVSKKVDTSLGLGAAVIFVTTCTSGLNYLVYRYLLVPLELEYLRLIVFIVVIAAFVQFVEMVVERISEGLYNALGIFLPLITVNCAILGVSLFMLGTPYNLLQTLAYGAGAGTGWALAIAIIGGIREKINEQALPRGLAGPGITLIVIGIMSLAFVGFSGMIRI from the coding sequence ATGGAAGACGCCGCCAACCTGACCAGCTTTGCCTCGGTCATGCTCATTTTTATTTCCGCGGCCTTTACGGACAATATTCTTCTGACCCGTTTCCTGGGCATGTGCTCGGTCCTGGGCGTGTCCAAGAAAGTGGACACCAGTCTGGGACTGGGGGCGGCGGTGATTTTCGTGACCACCTGCACCTCGGGGCTGAATTATCTCGTCTACAGGTATCTGCTGGTGCCCCTGGAGCTGGAGTATTTGCGACTGATCGTGTTCATCGTGGTCATCGCCGCTTTCGTCCAGTTCGTGGAAATGGTCGTGGAACGCATCTCCGAGGGGCTCTACAACGCCCTGGGGATATTCCTGCCGTTGATCACGGTCAACTGCGCCATCCTCGGCGTCTCGCTGTTCATGCTGGGCACGCCCTACAACCTGCTCCAGACCTTGGCTTACGGGGCCGGAGCCGGCACGGGCTGGGCCCTGGCCATCGCCATCATCGGCGGCATCCGCGAGAAGATCAACGAGCAAGCCCTGCCCCGCGGACTGGCCGGGCCGGGGATCACCCTGATCGTCATCGGGATCATGTCCCTGGCCTTTGTCGGATTTTCCGGCATGATCCGGATTTAA
- a CDS encoding phenylacetate--CoA ligase family protein, translating into MDDASRKDGMFHEMEREPEEQRRDGKWRAARDLVRRAWIEAPAFKARLEGVGLTPEDIDSPQDWSRIPVLRKKQLIDLQCSGPRLGGLLTTDLGDLRRLYFSPGPIADPEGPGRDFWGWTEAFYAAGFRKSDLVQMTFGYHLTPAGLMLEEPLRELGCAVIPAGPGNTMQQVEIMTAWPVTGFVGMASFLKVIRDKAVGQGKDPRRDFQLKTAFVAAERLTESVRQDLESSFGMLVRQGYGTADLGCIAYECPALGGMHLSSRCLVEICDPKTGEPLPAGEIGEVVVTPFNPVYPLIRFATGDLSRLVTEPCACGRTAPKLAGILGRADDTAKVKGQFIYPHQVAQAMCRIPPVARWQVVVSNPKGKDRLELRVELSEAVEPEKIQAVFQEGLKLRPEVRILGDGERLGENAPPLVDERTYEDGK; encoded by the coding sequence ATGGACGACGCATCGCGCAAGGACGGCATGTTTCACGAAATGGAGCGGGAACCCGAGGAGCAACGCCGAGACGGTAAATGGCGGGCGGCCAGGGATCTGGTCCGCCGCGCCTGGATTGAGGCGCCCGCGTTCAAGGCCAGGCTGGAGGGCGTTGGGCTGACGCCGGAGGACATCGATTCTCCGCAAGACTGGTCCCGTATTCCGGTGCTGCGCAAGAAGCAGTTGATCGACCTGCAATGCTCCGGTCCGCGTCTGGGCGGGCTGCTGACCACGGACCTGGGCGATCTGCGCCGACTCTACTTTTCCCCCGGACCCATCGCCGACCCCGAAGGCCCTGGCCGGGATTTTTGGGGTTGGACCGAGGCGTTTTACGCCGCGGGTTTTCGCAAGTCCGACCTGGTGCAGATGACCTTCGGCTATCATCTTACTCCGGCCGGACTGATGCTGGAGGAGCCGCTCCGCGAACTTGGCTGCGCCGTAATCCCGGCCGGACCGGGCAATACCATGCAGCAGGTGGAGATCATGACCGCTTGGCCGGTGACCGGGTTCGTGGGCATGGCCAGCTTTTTGAAAGTCATCCGGGACAAGGCAGTGGGGCAGGGCAAGGACCCGCGTCGGGACTTCCAGCTCAAAACCGCCTTCGTGGCCGCCGAACGGCTGACCGAGTCCGTGCGCCAGGACCTGGAAAGCAGTTTCGGCATGCTGGTCCGTCAGGGGTACGGCACCGCGGATTTGGGCTGCATCGCCTACGAGTGCCCGGCCCTTGGCGGGATGCACCTGTCCTCGCGCTGTCTGGTGGAAATCTGCGACCCAAAAACCGGCGAGCCGCTTCCAGCCGGCGAGATCGGCGAGGTGGTGGTCACCCCGTTCAATCCCGTGTATCCGCTGATTCGCTTCGCCACCGGGGACCTTTCCCGGCTGGTCACCGAACCTTGCGCTTGCGGACGCACCGCCCCCAAACTGGCCGGCATCCTGGGCCGGGCCGACGACACGGCCAAGGTCAAGGGACAGTTCATCTATCCGCACCAGGTGGCCCAGGCCATGTGCCGTATCCCGCCCGTGGCCCGGTGGCAGGTGGTGGTGTCCAACCCCAAGGGCAAGGACCGCCTGGAACTGCGGGTGGAGCTCAGCGAGGCCGTGGAACCGGAAAAAATCCAGGCCGTGTTCCAGGAAGGGTTGAAGCTGCGCCCGGAAGTAAGAATTCTCGGCGACGGTGAAAGGCTGGGTGAAAATGCTCCGCCTTTGGTGGATGAACGGACGTATGAAGATGGGAAGTAG
- a CDS encoding MFS transporter, translating into MSPVSDPSVPLPARATENNPSPGPPGSPPSGPADPTASYDPASSRKILAVLWVLLFATWSQFMIVAPLLPQISVRLAVPEVHLGWLISGYAISMGVCTLFWGPISDRLGRKRLLMLASGLMALVLFAHWWAHSYSAMLLMRVLAGTVGGALTTGTLAAVGDYIPPSHRGWATGWIISGFAAGQIFGVPAGAFLSGVMDDRLPFVLLGLLMTAAGWLAWRWMPTLPPTPSISWPAMLRDMRRHLTTPRLLAGCGVGVCLFGGMGLFVPFFPLWMERSLLLTSQQVAWVFSIGGVAVVISSVVMGRLSDRIGRSGLIIFGSLGVGLFMLVSPLLLHWPGGAYLLFALIMGCAAARGSAFRALQTELVPAGELGRYLSLSASLENIGYAAGSALAGLLYVSFGFSAIAAASAMTGLIVLVLVRGFLRPN; encoded by the coding sequence ATGTCACCCGTCAGCGATCCTTCCGTCCCGCTTCCCGCGCGCGCCACCGAGAACAATCCCTCGCCAGGCCCGCCAGGAAGCCCTCCAAGCGGACCGGCTGATCCGACGGCATCTTACGACCCGGCCTCCTCCCGCAAGATCCTCGCGGTATTGTGGGTGCTGCTCTTCGCCACCTGGAGCCAATTCATGATCGTGGCTCCGTTGCTGCCCCAGATCAGTGTCCGCCTTGCTGTTCCGGAGGTCCATCTGGGCTGGCTGATTTCCGGGTACGCCATCTCCATGGGCGTCTGCACCCTGTTTTGGGGGCCCATTTCCGACCGCCTCGGGCGCAAGCGCCTGTTGATGCTGGCCAGCGGCCTGATGGCCCTGGTGCTCTTCGCCCATTGGTGGGCCCACTCCTACTCGGCCATGCTCCTGATGCGGGTCCTGGCCGGAACCGTCGGCGGCGCCCTGACCACCGGGACTCTGGCCGCGGTTGGGGACTACATCCCTCCGTCCCATCGCGGATGGGCCACGGGCTGGATCATCAGCGGCTTCGCCGCCGGACAGATCTTCGGGGTCCCGGCCGGGGCCTTTCTCTCCGGGGTCATGGACGACCGCCTGCCCTTCGTCTTGCTGGGGCTGCTCATGACCGCAGCGGGCTGGCTGGCCTGGCGCTGGATGCCGACCCTGCCGCCCACCCCGTCCATCTCCTGGCCGGCAATGCTCAGGGACATGCGCCGGCATCTGACGACTCCCCGGTTGCTGGCCGGGTGCGGGGTTGGAGTCTGTCTTTTCGGCGGCATGGGGTTGTTCGTCCCGTTCTTTCCATTATGGATGGAGCGCTCCCTGCTGCTGACCAGCCAGCAAGTAGCCTGGGTCTTTTCCATCGGCGGCGTGGCCGTGGTGATCAGCAGCGTGGTCATGGGCCGGCTCTCGGACCGGATCGGGCGCTCCGGCTTGATCATCTTCGGCTCCCTGGGAGTGGGGCTGTTCATGCTCGTCAGTCCGTTGCTGCTCCATTGGCCCGGCGGTGCGTACCTGCTCTTCGCCCTGATCATGGGTTGCGCCGCGGCCCGGGGCAGCGCCTTTCGGGCCCTGCAAACCGAACTGGTTCCCGCCGGAGAACTGGGCCGCTACCTGAGCCTGTCCGCGTCCCTGGAAAACATCGGATACGCCGCGGGCAGCGCCTTGGCCGGCCTGCTCTACGTGTCTTTCGGCTTCTCCGCCATCGCGGCGGCCTCGGCCATGACCGGCCTGATCGTCCTGGTGCTCGTCCGCGGGTTTCTCCGGCCCAATTGA
- a CDS encoding cupin domain-containing protein: MKKINLFEANGFNDLGLSKFLVHDSPYFKILNFNFKAGQQLPIHSHDIEGQLSILIVEGEGEFLAKDGTLPAKPGDVLVCDISVPHGIKATTDMRTLVTIAPPI, from the coding sequence ATGAAGAAGATCAATCTGTTCGAAGCCAATGGCTTCAACGACCTGGGGCTGAGCAAGTTTCTGGTGCACGATTCCCCCTACTTCAAAATCCTGAACTTCAACTTCAAGGCCGGGCAGCAACTGCCCATCCATTCCCACGACATTGAAGGTCAGCTTTCGATCCTGATCGTTGAAGGCGAAGGGGAATTCCTGGCCAAGGACGGAACCCTCCCGGCCAAGCCCGGCGACGTCCTGGTCTGCGACATCAGCGTGCCCCACGGCATCAAGGCGACCACGGACATGCGGACCTTGGTGACCATCGCTCCGCCGATTTGA
- a CDS encoding 4Fe-4S dicluster domain-containing protein, translated as MTTHLKEMRDIVRIDEDLCDGCGICVPGCAEGAIEIIDGKARLVAEKYCDGLGACLGTCPKDAITVVKREADAFDEEAVEERLHELKAAEQAQADPKPKAAPTLGCGCPGSAMATFAPAKPAPSVSAAASGPRSTDQPVSALTHWPVQIRLIPPHAPFLKGANLLVAADCAPAAYPALHQELLPGKVIMLGCPKFDDAQSYVERFVDIFNQAGINSITVLSMEVPCCAGLAEIVRRALLVSGKHIPYQEIVITRQGRVAPQGRAEFKGMQPL; from the coding sequence ATGACGACGCACCTGAAAGAAATGAGAGATATCGTACGCATCGACGAAGACCTGTGCGACGGCTGCGGCATCTGCGTGCCCGGCTGCGCCGAAGGGGCCATTGAAATCATTGACGGCAAGGCCAGATTGGTGGCCGAGAAATACTGCGACGGACTGGGCGCCTGTCTGGGCACCTGCCCCAAGGACGCCATCACGGTCGTCAAACGCGAGGCCGACGCGTTTGACGAGGAAGCCGTGGAGGAGCGGCTGCACGAACTCAAGGCCGCGGAGCAGGCGCAAGCCGACCCGAAGCCGAAAGCGGCCCCAACCCTGGGCTGCGGATGCCCCGGCTCGGCCATGGCCACCTTTGCCCCGGCCAAGCCCGCGCCCAGCGTTTCCGCGGCCGCTTCAGGCCCGCGTTCCACGGATCAACCGGTCTCGGCCCTGACCCACTGGCCGGTCCAGATTCGGCTGATCCCCCCGCACGCACCGTTTTTGAAGGGCGCGAACCTGCTGGTGGCCGCGGATTGCGCTCCGGCCGCCTACCCGGCCCTGCACCAGGAACTGCTGCCCGGCAAGGTGATCATGCTCGGCTGCCCCAAGTTCGACGACGCCCAAAGCTATGTCGAGCGCTTCGTCGACATCTTCAACCAGGCCGGGATCAACAGCATCACCGTGTTGTCCATGGAAGTGCCCTGCTGCGCCGGGCTGGCCGAAATCGTCCGCCGGGCCCTGCTCGTCTCCGGCAAACACATTCCGTACCAGGAAATCGTGATCACCCGCCAAGGCCGAGTAGCTCCTCAAGGCAGGGCGGAGTTCAAGGGCATGCAGCCTTTGTAA
- the hcp gene encoding hydroxylamine reductase: MFCYQCEQTAKGQGCEKVGVCGKQPDVAALQDLLVYALQGLGLVAHEGRKVGVKSAEADAFACEALFSTLTNVDFDPERFVPLIKQAVAYREELRARVKAAGGVAEFDSPESAFEPAPSMDGLVHQGEEHGLHNDKVTDPDKRSLKHTLLFGIKGVSAYADHARILGQTDDSVYAFIHEALATMTRTDLELQDWLGLVLRCGEVNLKTMEILDAANTGAYGDPVPTSVPLGPKKGKAILVSGHDLKDLEELLKQTEGKDITIYTHGEMLPAHGYPKLKAYPHFHGHYGTAWQNQQKEFSAFPGAILMTTNCIQRPQESYKGNIFTTGLVGFPGVQHVKNGEFGPVIAKALEMPGFTEEGPDKTVMTGFARNAVLSAADKVIDLVKNKKIRHFFLVAGCDGAKPGRNYYTEFVEKVPSDCVVLTLACGKFRFFDKDLGAIDGLPRLLDMGQCNDAYSAIQVAVALSKAFGVGVNELPLSLVLSWYEQKAVAILLTLLHLGIQDIRLGPSLPAFTSPNVLQVLVDTFNIKPITTPDEDLKTILG, translated from the coding sequence ATGTTTTGTTACCAGTGTGAACAGACGGCCAAGGGACAGGGATGCGAAAAGGTCGGCGTGTGCGGCAAACAGCCGGACGTTGCCGCGTTGCAGGACTTGCTGGTGTATGCGCTGCAAGGGCTGGGACTGGTGGCCCATGAGGGCCGCAAGGTGGGCGTGAAGAGCGCCGAGGCCGATGCCTTTGCCTGTGAGGCGCTGTTTTCCACGTTGACCAACGTGGACTTCGATCCGGAGCGGTTCGTGCCCCTGATCAAGCAGGCCGTGGCCTATCGCGAGGAGCTGCGGGCCAGGGTCAAGGCCGCGGGCGGCGTCGCGGAATTCGATTCACCCGAATCCGCGTTTGAACCCGCCCCGAGCATGGACGGACTGGTCCACCAGGGCGAAGAGCACGGGCTGCACAACGACAAGGTGACCGACCCGGACAAGCGCTCCCTGAAGCACACCCTGTTGTTCGGCATCAAGGGAGTCTCGGCGTACGCGGATCATGCCCGCATTCTCGGGCAAACGGACGACTCCGTCTACGCCTTCATTCATGAAGCCCTGGCCACCATGACCCGCACGGATCTGGAGCTGCAGGACTGGCTGGGCCTGGTGCTGCGCTGCGGCGAAGTCAACCTGAAAACCATGGAAATTTTGGATGCGGCCAATACCGGCGCCTACGGCGACCCGGTTCCCACGTCCGTTCCCCTGGGGCCGAAAAAGGGCAAGGCCATCCTGGTTTCGGGTCACGACCTGAAGGATCTGGAAGAGTTGCTCAAGCAGACCGAAGGCAAGGACATCACCATCTACACTCACGGTGAAATGCTCCCGGCCCACGGTTATCCCAAGCTGAAGGCCTACCCGCACTTTCATGGCCACTACGGCACGGCCTGGCAGAACCAGCAGAAGGAATTCAGCGCTTTTCCCGGGGCCATTCTGATGACCACCAACTGCATCCAGCGCCCTCAGGAAAGCTATAAGGGCAACATCTTCACCACCGGTCTGGTGGGCTTTCCCGGAGTGCAACACGTCAAAAACGGAGAGTTCGGCCCGGTGATCGCCAAGGCCCTGGAAATGCCCGGCTTCACCGAGGAAGGTCCCGACAAGACCGTGATGACCGGCTTTGCCCGCAACGCGGTGCTTTCCGCGGCGGACAAGGTTATCGACCTGGTCAAGAACAAGAAGATTCGGCACTTCTTCCTGGTGGCCGGCTGCGACGGGGCCAAGCCCGGCCGCAACTACTACACCGAGTTCGTGGAAAAGGTCCCGTCGGACTGCGTGGTCCTGACCCTGGCCTGCGGCAAGTTCCGTTTCTTCGACAAGGATCTGGGCGCCATCGACGGCCTGCCCAGGCTGCTGGACATGGGCCAGTGCAACGACGCCTACTCGGCCATCCAGGTGGCCGTGGCCCTGTCCAAGGCCTTCGGCGTGGGCGTGAACGAGCTGCCCCTGTCCCTGGTCCTGTCCTGGTACGAGCAAAAGGCCGTGGCCATCCTGCTGACCCTGCTGCACCTGGGCATCCAGGACATCCGCCTCGGACCCTCACTGCCGGCCTTCACCTCGCCCAACGTGCTCCAGGTCCTGGTGGACACCTTCAACATCAAACCCATCACCACCCCGGACGAAGACCTGAAGACCATTCTCGGCTAG